In Galactobacillus timonensis, the genomic window ATAATCATTTACTGCTTTAGCCGCATCATATAATCCATTAATCAGGGATGTAACGTAGGCTTCATGCTTTAAGCCGGCCTGCAGCGCATCCATTGGTTCTTTAATTTCTTCCATCGGTTTTTCAATCGCTTCAAAGGTGACGCGTGCACCGTTATTGAACAGGTAGGTGCGCATTAACATTGCATGGTCGCGTTCCTCCTGTGCCTGAATCGTGTACCAGTTGGCAAACCCATCCAGTCCAATATCTTCAAAATGGTTCGCAAAATAGAGATAAAGATAAGCTGAATAAAATTCCTTGTTGACCTGGGTGTTGATCAGTTCGGCAACTTTTTTATCTAACATATTCTTATTCT contains:
- a CDS encoding ferritin, with amino-acid sequence MLDKKVAELINTQVNKEFYSAYLYLYFANHFEDIGLDGFANWYTIQAQEERDHAMLMRTYLFNNGARVTFEAIEKPMEEIKEPMDALQAGLKHEAYVTSLINGLYDAAKAVNDYRTMQFLDWFVKEQGEEEKNADDLIKKYKLYGSDPKGLYALNQELLGRVYAAPSLVL